A stretch of Crossiella cryophila DNA encodes these proteins:
- a CDS encoding MFS transporter, which yields MRWLGLAVLALPTVLVSMDLSVLFYAVPALSAELRPSSDQLLWILDLYGFVLAGLLITMGTLGDRFGRRRVLLGGAALFGVASVLAAYAPSTELLIAARALLGVAGATLAPSTLSLIRTMFTDPRERQIAVSVWTLGFAGGTMIGPVIGGLLLEHFWWGSVFLLNVPVMLLLLVLGPILLPEARNPDPGKFDLSSAALSLAAILPVIYGVKKIAKEGLAWSHLAAIALGLVLGWVFVRQQLRARQPMIDVRLFRHVRFSGSIVACTITFLILAGIGLFVSQYLQLVLGYSPFEAALWSLPGIVGMLGGVGLATMVAARVRPAVLVATGLILTSAGFALFAQVGVDSGIPWLLASQVVLAAGVGAVASIATDLVLATAPPERAGAAAAISETANEFGGAAGIAILGSLGAVVYRAGLFDNPPTGLTGEQLAAAGDTLATAVRMAGELSGEVGQALLLTARTSFVDGLHWVAWIGAAACLVLSGFVLVVLRSVRPTAEVKA from the coding sequence ATGCGATGGCTTGGCCTCGCGGTGCTGGCGCTGCCCACCGTGCTGGTGTCCATGGACCTGTCCGTGCTCTTCTACGCGGTGCCGGCGCTCAGCGCGGAGCTGCGGCCGAGCAGCGACCAGCTCCTGTGGATCCTGGACCTCTACGGCTTCGTGCTGGCCGGGCTGCTGATCACCATGGGCACCCTGGGCGACAGGTTCGGGCGGCGACGGGTGCTGCTGGGCGGCGCGGCGCTGTTCGGGGTGGCCTCGGTGCTGGCCGCGTACGCGCCGAGCACCGAACTGCTGATCGCCGCGCGGGCCCTGCTGGGCGTGGCCGGGGCGACGCTGGCGCCGTCCACGCTGTCGCTGATCCGCACCATGTTCACCGATCCGCGGGAACGTCAGATCGCGGTCAGCGTGTGGACGCTGGGGTTCGCCGGCGGCACCATGATCGGCCCGGTGATCGGCGGCCTGCTGCTGGAGCACTTCTGGTGGGGCTCGGTGTTCCTGCTCAACGTGCCGGTGATGCTGCTGTTGCTGGTGCTGGGCCCGATCCTGCTGCCGGAGGCGCGCAACCCCGACCCCGGCAAGTTCGACCTGAGCAGCGCGGCGCTGTCACTGGCCGCGATCCTGCCGGTGATCTACGGCGTGAAGAAGATCGCCAAGGAGGGCCTGGCCTGGTCGCACCTGGCGGCCATCGCGCTCGGCCTGGTGCTGGGCTGGGTGTTCGTCCGCCAGCAGCTGCGCGCGCGGCAGCCGATGATCGACGTGCGACTGTTCCGGCACGTCCGGTTCAGCGGCTCGATCGTGGCCTGCACCATCACCTTCCTGATCCTGGCCGGGATCGGCCTGTTCGTCTCGCAGTACCTGCAGCTGGTGCTGGGTTACAGCCCGTTCGAGGCCGCACTGTGGTCGCTGCCGGGCATCGTCGGGATGCTCGGCGGCGTCGGCCTGGCCACCATGGTCGCGGCCAGGGTGCGCCCGGCCGTGCTGGTGGCCACCGGATTGATCCTGACCTCGGCCGGGTTCGCGCTGTTCGCGCAGGTCGGCGTGGACAGCGGGATCCCGTGGCTGCTGGCCTCGCAGGTCGTGCTGGCCGCTGGCGTGGGCGCGGTGGCCAGCATCGCCACCGACCTGGTGCTGGCCACCGCACCACCGGAGCGCGCGGGTGCGGCGGCGGCGATCTCGGAGACCGCCAACGAGTTCGGCGGCGCGGCCGGCATCGCCATCCTGGGCAGCCTCGGCGCGGTGGTCTACCGCGCCGGGCTCTTCGACAACCCGCCGACCGGGCTGACCGGCGAGCAGCTCGCCGCCGCCGGGGACACCCTGGCCACCGCGGTGCGGATGGCCGGCGAGCTGTCCGGCGAGGTGGGCCAGGCCCTGCTGCTCACCGCCCGGACGTCCTTTGTGGACGGCCTGCACTGGGTGGCCTGGATCGGCGCGGCGGCCTGCCTGGTGCTGAGCGGGTTCGTGCTGGTGGTGCTGCGCTCGGTGCGGCCGACCGCGGAGGTCAAGGCGTAG
- a CDS encoding ATP-binding cassette domain-containing protein has protein sequence MITVEVDRLELRYGATTALRDISFRLDGPGICGVLGRNGSGKSSLFSVLAAFRRATGGEVRIDGEPVFENPRNTRRICLIREAGDTVESGDRVREALNLAAELRPDWDADYAAELADKFGISTRKRLRELSRGRRSALGVVLGLAGRAPLTIFDETYLGMDAPSRMTFYDELIAEQSARPRTFLLASHLIDEVAPLLERVVLLDDGRLAAFEEVDELLGRGVSVTGPAEVVAGIVEGLQVIGERALGQTRQAVVYGELDAGRRAAAAAANVELGPLSLQELIIHLTGAEERA, from the coding sequence ATGATCACGGTCGAGGTTGACCGGCTGGAGTTGCGCTACGGCGCGACGACGGCGTTGCGGGACATCAGTTTCCGGCTGGACGGGCCGGGCATCTGCGGGGTGCTCGGGCGCAACGGGTCAGGCAAGTCCAGCCTGTTCTCGGTGCTCGCCGCCTTCCGGCGGGCTACCGGCGGCGAGGTGCGGATCGATGGTGAGCCGGTGTTCGAGAACCCGCGCAATACCCGGCGGATCTGCCTGATCCGGGAGGCCGGGGACACCGTGGAGAGCGGTGACCGGGTGCGTGAGGCACTCAACCTGGCCGCCGAGCTGCGGCCGGACTGGGACGCGGACTACGCCGCCGAGCTGGCGGACAAGTTCGGGATCAGCACGCGCAAACGCCTGCGGGAGCTGTCCCGCGGTCGGAGATCGGCACTGGGGGTGGTGCTGGGGCTGGCCGGCCGGGCGCCGCTGACCATCTTCGACGAGACCTACCTCGGCATGGACGCGCCGTCCCGGATGACCTTCTACGACGAGCTGATCGCCGAGCAGAGCGCGCGGCCGCGCACCTTCCTGCTGGCCAGTCACCTCATCGACGAGGTGGCTCCGCTGCTGGAACGTGTTGTGCTGCTTGACGATGGCCGGCTGGCCGCGTTCGAGGAGGTGGACGAGCTGCTCGGCAGAGGGGTGTCGGTGACCGGGCCCGCCGAGGTGGTGGCCGGGATCGTGGAGGGCCTGCAGGTCATCGGCGAGCGCGCGCTGGGGCAGACCCGGCAGGCGGTCGTCTACGGCGAACTGGACGCGGGCAGGCGGGCCGCGGCTGCGGCGGCGAACGTGGAGCTGGGGCCGTTGTCCTTGCAGGAACTCATCATCCACCTGACCGGGGCGGAGGAGCGGGCATGA
- a CDS encoding GntR family transcriptional regulator, with protein sequence MNHRTGVGMFNDGSPIYRQIAERIEADVLSGALAADEQVMSTNQYAAFYRINPATAAKAFQQLVERGVLYKKRGLGMFVSADAREVLRARRGERFFADVVDPMVAQAKAIGIPLDEVVRRIRELTEEGA encoded by the coding sequence ATGAACCACAGGACCGGAGTCGGGATGTTCAACGACGGCAGTCCGATCTACCGGCAGATCGCCGAGCGGATCGAGGCGGACGTGCTCAGTGGAGCGCTGGCCGCTGATGAGCAGGTGATGTCGACCAACCAGTACGCCGCCTTCTACCGGATCAACCCGGCCACGGCGGCCAAGGCGTTCCAGCAGTTGGTCGAGCGGGGTGTGCTCTACAAGAAGCGAGGTCTGGGGATGTTCGTCAGCGCGGATGCCCGCGAGGTGTTGCGGGCCCGCCGGGGGGAGCGGTTCTTCGCCGATGTGGTGGATCCGATGGTGGCGCAGGCCAAGGCCATCGGGATTCCACTGGACGAGGTCGTGCGGCGGATCAGGGAACTGACCGAGGAGGGGGCATGA
- a CDS encoding siderophore-interacting protein, which yields MTKLSRFDRLQLSLLSSATSLVMAAPTAREEVDQFLMTVTSIRQVAPKVRRITFHANEFGHFVPTGPDEYFGLLMPQAGQQGVLLPAERMNVRAAIRRMPATARPELRWYTIRELRAADGEIDVDFVLHADAGPGSAWAAAAKPGYVVGFRTGGSCYQPPADARNQLLAADDTALPALAAILSTVDDDAVAGLRVLVEVPGAEYRVPLDERVEVTWLTRDGEPGAELVRTLRACDLPELDYAWVCGESGLATGVRRHLVKERGLDRRRVLFSGYWKVGAART from the coding sequence ATGACCAAGCTGTCGCGGTTCGACCGCCTCCAGTTGAGCCTGCTCAGCTCCGCCACCTCGCTGGTGATGGCCGCGCCGACCGCGCGCGAGGAGGTGGACCAGTTCCTGATGACAGTCACCTCGATCCGCCAGGTGGCGCCCAAGGTCCGGCGGATCACCTTCCACGCCAACGAGTTCGGGCACTTCGTCCCGACCGGCCCCGACGAGTACTTCGGCCTGCTGATGCCGCAGGCCGGGCAGCAGGGCGTGTTACTCCCGGCCGAGCGGATGAACGTGCGGGCCGCGATCCGGCGGATGCCCGCGACGGCCCGGCCCGAGCTGCGCTGGTACACCATCCGCGAACTGCGTGCCGCCGACGGCGAGATCGACGTGGACTTCGTGCTGCACGCCGACGCCGGCCCCGGTTCGGCCTGGGCCGCCGCGGCCAAACCCGGTTACGTGGTCGGCTTCCGCACCGGTGGCTCCTGCTACCAGCCCCCGGCCGACGCCCGGAACCAGCTGCTGGCCGCCGACGACACCGCACTGCCGGCACTGGCCGCGATCCTGTCCACTGTGGACGATGACGCGGTGGCAGGGCTGCGGGTGCTGGTGGAGGTGCCCGGCGCGGAGTACCGGGTGCCACTGGATGAGCGGGTCGAGGTGACCTGGCTGACCCGCGACGGCGAACCGGGCGCGGAACTGGTGCGCACGCTGCGCGCCTGCGACCTGCCGGAGCTGGACTACGCCTGGGTGTGCGGGGAGTCCGGGCTGGCCACCGGGGTGCGGCGGCACCTGGTCAAGGAGCGCGGCCTGGATCGGCGGCGGGTGTTGTTCTCCGGGTACTGGAAGGTGGGCGCGGCCCGCACCTGA
- a CDS encoding HAD-IA family hydrolase has product MTSRHIPCRAVLFDCDGVLVDSTGPAEEAWGQWAREHGLDPAVVLDGMHGVRSQDTVATYLPAEARAAGHARIEQIEIAGAEGTVPIPGIPELLAALPGNWAVVTSATLPLLRARLAAAGLPLPEVTITGETVQQGKPSPEGYLTAAARLGVPIEQCVVVEDSAAGIQAGLAAGAGHVLGVGKGEATEAASSAVPDLTGVTWDGDGLRVG; this is encoded by the coding sequence ATGACCTCGCGACACATCCCCTGCCGGGCCGTGCTCTTCGACTGCGACGGCGTGCTGGTGGACTCCACCGGCCCCGCCGAGGAGGCATGGGGCCAGTGGGCCCGCGAGCACGGCCTGGACCCGGCGGTGGTGCTCGACGGCATGCACGGCGTCCGCTCCCAGGACACCGTGGCCACCTACCTGCCTGCGGAGGCGCGGGCGGCCGGGCACGCCCGGATCGAGCAGATCGAGATCGCCGGTGCCGAGGGCACGGTGCCGATCCCCGGCATCCCGGAGCTGCTCGCCGCGCTGCCCGGCAACTGGGCGGTGGTCACCTCGGCCACCCTGCCGCTGCTGCGCGCCCGGCTGGCCGCGGCCGGGCTGCCGCTGCCGGAGGTCACCATCACCGGTGAGACCGTCCAGCAGGGCAAGCCCTCGCCAGAGGGCTACCTGACCGCGGCCGCGCGGCTGGGTGTGCCGATCGAGCAGTGCGTGGTCGTGGAGGACAGTGCGGCCGGGATCCAGGCCGGACTGGCCGCCGGGGCCGGGCACGTGCTCGGTGTCGGCAAGGGCGAGGCCACCGAGGCGGCGAGCAGCGCGGTGCCCGACCTGACCGGGGTCACCTGGGACGGCGACGGGCTGCGGGTCGGCTGA
- a CDS encoding TerC/Alx family metal homeostasis membrane protein, which produces MLLQVPGWLWAATIAALIALLAVDLTLAVRRPHAVGVREATAWLVFYFGLAVIFAVGVWYFGSAESGIDFVTGYLTEYSLSVDNLFVFVVILSTFAVPAVHQQRVLLFGIVIALVLRAALIFIGGAAINQFSWVFWIFGGFLVFTAVQLARQRETSHEYQEGALVRLLRRRFRVTEDYVGGRSLVRVDGKLWLTPMFVVMVAVGSADLLFAVDSIPAIYGITQDTYLVFAANAFALLGLRQLYFLIGHLLDRLVYLSYGLAVILGFIGIKLVFHALKKNELPFINSGQPVTWVPEISNWLSLGVVAGVLVVTAVASLVATRRRSV; this is translated from the coding sequence ATGCTCCTGCAGGTGCCGGGCTGGCTATGGGCAGCCACCATCGCCGCCTTGATCGCGCTGCTCGCGGTCGACCTCACCCTGGCCGTGCGGCGGCCGCACGCGGTCGGCGTGCGCGAGGCCACCGCGTGGCTGGTCTTCTACTTCGGGCTGGCGGTGATCTTCGCCGTCGGGGTGTGGTACTTCGGCAGCGCGGAGTCCGGGATCGACTTCGTCACCGGCTACCTCACCGAGTACTCGCTCAGCGTGGACAACCTGTTCGTGTTCGTGGTGATCCTGTCCACCTTCGCCGTGCCCGCGGTGCACCAGCAGCGGGTGCTGTTGTTCGGCATCGTGATCGCGCTGGTGCTGCGGGCCGCGCTGATCTTCATCGGCGGGGCGGCGATCAACCAGTTCAGCTGGGTGTTCTGGATCTTCGGCGGGTTCCTGGTGTTCACCGCGGTGCAGCTGGCCCGGCAGCGCGAGACCAGCCACGAGTACCAGGAGGGTGCGCTGGTCCGGTTGTTGCGCAGGCGGTTCCGGGTCACCGAGGACTACGTGGGCGGCCGGTCGCTGGTGCGCGTCGACGGCAAGCTGTGGCTGACCCCGATGTTCGTGGTGATGGTCGCGGTCGGGTCGGCCGACCTGCTCTTCGCGGTTGACTCGATCCCGGCGATCTACGGCATCACCCAGGACACCTACCTGGTCTTCGCCGCCAACGCCTTCGCGCTGCTCGGCCTGCGCCAGCTCTACTTCCTGATCGGGCACCTGCTCGACCGGCTGGTCTACCTCTCCTACGGGCTGGCGGTGATCCTCGGGTTCATCGGGATCAAGCTGGTCTTCCACGCGCTGAAGAAGAACGAGCTGCCCTTCATCAACAGTGGTCAGCCGGTGACCTGGGTGCCCGAGATCAGCAACTGGTTGTCGCTGGGTGTGGTGGCCGGAGTGCTCGTGGTGACCGCGGTGGCCAGCCTGGTCGCCACCCGCCGCCGCTCGGTGTGA
- a CDS encoding helix-turn-helix domain-containing protein — MTTMIQAYRYALAPTAAQDAMLRSHCGGQRFAYNWGLALTKAVFAQREDGHAPW; from the coding sequence ATGACCACGATGATCCAAGCCTACCGGTACGCACTTGCTCCCACTGCTGCTCAGGACGCCATGTTGCGATCCCACTGCGGCGGGCAGCGCTTCGCGTACAACTGGGGTCTGGCGTTGACGAAGGCGGTGTTCGCACAGCGGGAGGACGGCCACGCACCGTGGTGA
- the tnpB gene encoding IS607 family element RNA-guided endonuclease TnpB yields the protein MDNWRASRSGVRRGPRMRFPRFKGRRACLSCRFTTGTFGLAKHDRRHVRLPRIGLVRTHESTRKLARHVERGTARIRSATISHRAGRWFVSFSVEIIRAARTPARPDAVIGVDLGLSHLAVLSTGQVIPNPRHLELAQRTLRRLQRQAARRQGPDRGTQRSPSARWRRTQDKVSRLHTSITNARGDGLNKLTSKLATTFGTIVLEDLNVAGMLRNRRLARHIAGAGWGELRRQLQYKVLCHGSRLLLADRWYPSSKTCSDCGVAKAKLRLSERTFTCDSCGMRRDRDLNAARNLAMLCPPTVGGRHETSPRETHVRPTSGGQRVLPREDPYRSVRANTATAR from the coding sequence CTGGACAACTGGCGAGCATCCCGCAGCGGCGTTCGGCGCGGCCCGCGCATGCGATTTCCTCGCTTCAAGGGGCGACGAGCCTGTTTGTCGTGCCGATTCACCACGGGCACGTTCGGACTCGCCAAGCACGACCGTCGCCATGTCAGGCTCCCCCGGATCGGGTTGGTCCGCACCCACGAATCCACCCGCAAGCTGGCCAGGCACGTCGAGCGCGGCACCGCCCGCATTCGCTCCGCCACCATCTCCCATCGGGCGGGCAGGTGGTTTGTCTCGTTCTCGGTGGAGATCATCCGCGCTGCCCGGACTCCGGCGAGGCCGGACGCGGTGATCGGGGTGGATCTGGGGCTCTCCCACCTCGCGGTGCTGTCCACCGGGCAGGTCATTCCCAACCCTCGCCACCTGGAACTCGCCCAACGGACCCTGCGCAGGCTGCAACGCCAGGCCGCCCGCAGACAGGGGCCCGACCGAGGTACCCAGCGCTCCCCCTCAGCGCGCTGGCGTCGGACCCAGGACAAGGTCAGCCGCCTGCACACATCGATCACCAACGCCCGCGGCGACGGGCTGAACAAACTCACCTCCAAGTTGGCCACCACCTTCGGCACAATCGTCCTGGAGGACTTGAACGTGGCCGGGATGCTTCGAAACCGGCGGCTCGCCCGGCACATCGCCGGGGCTGGCTGGGGAGAGCTACGCCGTCAGCTCCAGTACAAGGTGCTCTGCCACGGGAGCCGCCTGCTGTTGGCCGACCGCTGGTACCCCTCCTCGAAGACCTGTTCGGACTGTGGCGTGGCGAAAGCCAAGCTCCGCCTGTCCGAACGCACCTTCACCTGCGACTCCTGCGGCATGCGCAGGGATCGCGACCTCAACGCCGCCCGCAACCTGGCGATGTTGTGTCCTCCCACAGTTGGTGGGCGACATGAAACGAGCCCGAGGGAAACCCACGTCAGACCCACCTCCGGTGGGCAACGGGTACTGCCCCGGGAAGACCCGTACCGCTCGGTGCGGGCCAACACCGCCACCGCAAGGTGA
- a CDS encoding bifunctional helix-turn-helix transcriptional regulator/GNAT family N-acetyltransferase, with amino-acid sequence MDTGLIEQVRRFNRTVTQRLGALDEAYLARNRPLGQCRLLWEIGPDGREVRELRARLDLDSGYLSRMLRALGAEGLVEVGADPVDGRVRMARLTAAGLAERAELDRLSDELATSMLLPLNGSQRDRLSAAMAEVERLLAASMVEVAVVDPASPDARHCVDAYFADLAARFDNGFDPARSNPAEDAELTLPHGMLLVATLHGQPVGCGALKLRRPDWAEVKRMWVSPTVRGLGLGRRLLAELETRAAARGVRTLRLETNQALAEAIGLYLAAGYREVPAFNDEPYAHHWFAKTLAG; translated from the coding sequence ATGGACACCGGGCTGATCGAGCAGGTGCGGCGGTTCAACCGCACGGTCACCCAGCGGCTCGGCGCGCTGGACGAGGCGTACCTGGCCAGGAACCGGCCGCTCGGGCAGTGCCGGTTGCTGTGGGAGATCGGCCCGGACGGGCGCGAGGTGCGGGAGCTGCGGGCGCGGCTGGACCTGGACTCGGGGTACCTGAGCCGGATGTTGCGGGCGCTGGGTGCGGAGGGTCTGGTCGAGGTCGGTGCGGATCCGGTGGACGGGCGGGTGCGGATGGCGCGGCTGACCGCGGCCGGGCTGGCCGAGCGGGCCGAGCTGGATCGGTTGTCGGATGAGCTGGCGACCTCGATGCTGTTGCCGCTCAACGGGTCCCAGCGGGATCGGCTGAGTGCGGCGATGGCCGAGGTGGAGCGGTTGCTGGCGGCCTCGATGGTGGAGGTGGCGGTGGTCGACCCGGCCTCGCCGGACGCTCGGCACTGCGTGGACGCCTATTTCGCCGACCTGGCCGCCCGCTTCGACAACGGCTTCGACCCGGCGCGCAGCAACCCGGCCGAGGACGCCGAGCTGACCCTGCCGCACGGGATGTTGCTGGTGGCCACGCTGCACGGGCAGCCGGTCGGCTGCGGTGCGCTGAAGCTGCGCCGGCCGGACTGGGCCGAGGTCAAGCGGATGTGGGTCTCCCCCACCGTGCGCGGTCTCGGCCTTGGCCGCCGCCTGCTCGCCGAGCTGGAGACGCGGGCCGCCGCGCGCGGGGTGCGCACGCTGCGGCTGGAGACCAACCAGGCCCTGGCCGAGGCGATCGGCCTGTACCTGGCGGCCGGGTACCGCGAGGTCCCCGCCTTCAACGACGAGCCCTACGCTCACCACTGGTTTGCGAAAACCCTTGCCGGATAA
- a CDS encoding RraA family protein yields MDTHELQRRFATLTTAHLADACVRAKVPVHCAPGPMRPLVQGARVAGRVLPARHVGSVDIFLEAFEHAEPGDVLVVDNGGRIDEACVGDLAALEAQLAGVQGIVIWGLHRDTADIQAIGLPVFSQGSLSTGPLRLDPRPADALTAANVGPWTVSTADLVFGDEDGVLFAPADRAAELLTLAEGIRDTERGQADRIRAGVSLRSQVGFDGYLLARQQNPELTFRDHLRAVGGAIEE; encoded by the coding sequence ATGGACACTCACGAACTCCAGCGCCGGTTCGCGACGCTGACCACCGCGCACCTGGCCGACGCCTGCGTGCGGGCCAAGGTGCCGGTGCACTGCGCGCCCGGCCCGATGCGCCCGCTGGTCCAGGGCGCCCGGGTGGCCGGCCGGGTGTTGCCTGCCCGGCACGTCGGCAGTGTGGACATCTTCCTGGAGGCATTCGAGCACGCCGAGCCCGGTGATGTGCTGGTGGTGGACAACGGCGGCCGGATCGACGAGGCCTGCGTCGGCGACCTGGCCGCGCTGGAGGCCCAACTGGCCGGGGTGCAGGGCATCGTGATCTGGGGCCTGCACCGGGACACCGCGGACATCCAGGCGATCGGGCTGCCGGTGTTCAGCCAGGGCAGCCTGTCCACCGGTCCGCTGCGCCTGGACCCACGCCCGGCCGACGCGCTGACCGCCGCCAACGTCGGCCCGTGGACGGTGAGCACCGCGGACCTGGTCTTCGGCGATGAGGACGGCGTGCTCTTCGCCCCGGCCGACCGGGCCGCCGAACTGCTCACCCTGGCCGAGGGCATCCGGGACACCGAACGCGGTCAGGCCGACCGGATCCGCGCCGGGGTCTCGCTGCGCAGCCAGGTCGGTTTCGACGGTTATCTCCTTGCCCGCCAACAGAATCCGGAGCTGACCTTCCGCGATCACCTGCGCGCCGTCGGCGGCGCCATCGAGGAGTGA
- a CDS encoding class I SAM-dependent methyltransferase, with amino-acid sequence MAAAFVDWLGVPAGRRWLDVGCGTGALTSAVRASSPELVLGVDPSAGFLGVARDRNPGAAFVVGQAGALPAVAGGFDAVVSGLTVNFVAAPGRAVAEFARVVAPGGVVAAYVWDYADGMQLIRRFWAAAVELDPAALALDEGRRFPLCRPEPLRRLWSDAGLTDVTVRAITVPTVFADFDDYWTPFLGGQGPAGQYAVRGDRSALRELLRQRLPTAPDGSIPLTATAWAVRGHSSMAPPTARR; translated from the coding sequence GTGGCGGCGGCGTTCGTGGACTGGCTGGGCGTGCCCGCCGGGCGGCGGTGGCTGGATGTCGGGTGCGGCACGGGGGCGCTGACCTCGGCAGTGCGGGCGAGTTCGCCGGAGCTGGTGCTGGGGGTTGATCCGTCGGCCGGGTTCCTTGGGGTCGCGCGGGACCGGAACCCGGGGGCCGCGTTCGTGGTGGGACAGGCGGGGGCGTTGCCCGCGGTGGCCGGTGGGTTCGACGCGGTGGTCAGTGGGTTGACGGTGAACTTCGTGGCCGCGCCGGGGCGGGCGGTGGCCGAGTTCGCGCGGGTGGTCGCGCCGGGTGGGGTGGTGGCGGCCTACGTGTGGGACTACGCCGACGGGATGCAGCTCATCCGGCGGTTCTGGGCGGCCGCGGTGGAACTGGATCCGGCGGCCCTCGCACTCGACGAGGGCCGCCGGTTCCCGTTGTGCCGCCCCGAACCGTTGCGGCGCTTGTGGTCGGACGCCGGACTGACCGATGTCACCGTCCGGGCGATCACCGTGCCGACCGTGTTCGCCGACTTCGACGACTACTGGACGCCGTTCCTCGGCGGCCAGGGACCGGCCGGGCAGTACGCGGTGCGAGGTGATCGCAGCGCGTTGCGCGAGCTGTTGCGGCAGCGGCTACCGACCGCCCCGGACGGTTCGATCCCGTTGACCGCCACGGCCTGGGCGGTGCGGGGTCACTCCTCGATGGCGCCGCCGACGGCGCGCAGGTGA
- a CDS encoding SDR family oxidoreductase — protein sequence MIIAVHGPTGVQGAPVVSQLLAAGHEVRAVARNPRDLPPGAHATIADLTDPDSLIAAYQGVDAVVLQLPLGFDNAMLTQAESVLKALSTNTIDHVIFNTSGPYPTRARGIPFLDARYQLIRDLPEVTPTFSIIGPAALYNEVLADPATTTDTEVRLPLPADMPVPWVAAADVASAIVELLAAPVPAQLIAGPEELTGPEVAAVLSSVRGREIRWRTVDLAEYEQLMTPYLGAELAAGMAGSFAVVDADEVDPALNRPGSTTLRDWAAV from the coding sequence ATGATCATCGCAGTGCACGGCCCCACCGGCGTCCAGGGCGCCCCCGTCGTCAGCCAGCTCCTTGCCGCCGGCCACGAAGTCCGCGCGGTGGCCCGAAACCCCCGCGACCTGCCACCCGGCGCCCACGCCACCATCGCCGACCTGACCGACCCCGACTCGCTCATCGCCGCCTACCAGGGTGTTGACGCGGTGGTCCTGCAACTCCCACTCGGCTTCGACAACGCAATGCTCACCCAGGCCGAGTCAGTGCTGAAAGCCTTGTCCACCAACACGATCGACCACGTCATCTTCAACACCAGCGGCCCCTACCCGACTCGTGCCAGGGGAATCCCGTTCCTGGACGCCCGCTACCAGCTCATCCGCGACCTGCCCGAGGTCACCCCGACCTTCTCGATCATCGGCCCCGCCGCCCTGTACAACGAGGTCCTGGCCGACCCGGCGACCACGACCGACACCGAAGTCCGCCTGCCCCTGCCCGCGGACATGCCGGTGCCCTGGGTAGCCGCGGCCGACGTAGCCTCGGCGATCGTGGAGCTGCTGGCCGCTCCGGTGCCCGCGCAGCTGATCGCCGGGCCGGAGGAGCTGACCGGGCCGGAGGTCGCGGCGGTGTTGTCGAGCGTGCGTGGGCGGGAGATTCGTTGGCGCACCGTGGATCTGGCTGAGTACGAGCAGCTGATGACCCCGTACCTTGGGGCTGAGCTGGCGGCGGGGATGGCTGGGTCGTTCGCGGTGGTGGACGCGGATGAGGTGGATCCGGCGTTGAACCGGCCGGGCAGCACCACGTTGCGCGACTGGGCGGCTGTTTGA
- a CDS encoding winged helix-turn-helix transcriptional regulator, translated as MLSGKWTAMLVRELLCGPLRFGELRAALGNPSAKTLTDRLRALEHDGVLTRTLYPEIPPRVEYELTERGRELWPVLTALHDWGVGHPRA; from the coding sequence GTGCTCAGTGGGAAGTGGACGGCGATGCTGGTCCGCGAGCTGCTGTGCGGGCCGTTGCGGTTCGGGGAACTGCGGGCGGCGCTGGGGAATCCGAGTGCCAAGACGCTGACCGACCGGTTGCGCGCGCTGGAGCACGACGGGGTGCTGACCCGGACCTTGTACCCGGAGATCCCGCCGAGGGTGGAGTACGAACTCACCGAGCGCGGCCGCGAGCTGTGGCCGGTGCTGACCGCGTTGCACGACTGGGGTGTGGGTCACCCCAGGGCTTAA
- a CDS encoding FBP domain-containing protein, whose amino-acid sequence MEPLAESTIRASFANCSKGEAKRLALPGKLTEVAWGDLDFLGWRDPKAVNNGYVVVPRADGPVGLALVATSGRIKQSMCAFCLTTHGTGDVALFGARRVGAAGKLGNTVGTYLCADLACSLYVRGLRKPAVPNPKESLSTEERAQRMLANLNRFADEVLTD is encoded by the coding sequence GTGGAACCGCTAGCTGAGAGCACCATTCGCGCCTCCTTCGCCAACTGCTCCAAGGGAGAGGCCAAGCGGCTCGCGTTGCCGGGGAAGTTGACCGAGGTGGCCTGGGGTGACCTGGACTTCCTGGGTTGGCGCGATCCCAAGGCGGTCAACAACGGGTATGTCGTGGTGCCGCGCGCGGATGGGCCGGTCGGGCTGGCGCTGGTGGCCACCTCCGGCCGGATCAAGCAGTCCATGTGCGCCTTCTGCCTGACCACGCACGGCACCGGGGACGTGGCGTTGTTCGGCGCGCGCCGGGTGGGGGCGGCCGGGAAGCTGGGCAACACGGTGGGCACCTACCTGTGCGCCGACCTGGCCTGCTCGCTCTACGTGCGCGGGCTGCGCAAGCCCGCGGTGCCCAACCCCAAGGAGTCGCTGAGCACCGAGGAGCGCGCGCAGCGGATGCTGGCCAACCTCAACCGGTTCGCCGATGAGGTCCTGACCGACTGA